In Kordiimonas sp. SCSIO 12610, the sequence CAGCTTCGATTAACTGTGCCTTCACCTAAGTTTTCCCAAAACAACTGTATGAATGTCAGCGAACTGATATTCGGGATTCGATTGCTTTAAATTTTCAATCTCTCTCAGTATCATGGCCTTACCATATACATAGGTAATGACCTGAACAGGCCAATTGTGAATACGGGCAATTTCACGGTCCATAATATCTTGTTGTGAAGGAATATAGTGCATCCATACACTACGCGCCTGTTCATCCGACCAACCTTCAAAATGAATACCAATGTCTAAAAGAACCCGTACAGCCCGCATTTCCTGCCAATCCAAAGCATACTCGAAACTAGAGCTATCGGTATATAACCCTAGTTCACGCCCCAGTGTTTCGACATACGCCCCCCATCCTTCTGCAAATACCGTAGACTGCACAACTGAGGGTAAATCACAGGTAGGGTGTTCCTCAAAATAGGAAAACTGGTAGTGATGTCCGGGGTTGGCTTCATGGAGGTAGAGCCAATCCATATGTTTTTCCGGTAAGGTATCCGATGATAAATGATAGGTAAATTGTTTCATGGCTCCATTATAAAAACCCGGAGCAGGAAAGCTTTTTGGTAAATTCGACTTAACAATCTTAATCTGCTCGGGAACAAAGTTTTTAACAATTACTTCCTGTAAGTTTTGCCTGACTATTCTGTCGCGCTTCTTAAAAGCTGCGAGTATGGCTGCGTGATCATTGCCAGAGAATTCTTTGTTATTTTCGGCGAGACCAAGTGCGTTAATCCGGGACCGCTTTATCTCAGCATCACGCAGTTCATTATAAGCGATCGCCTTCAAATCGTCAGTTGAAATATCAGACATCAACCAGCTTTTCAGCCAGTGCAAATACCAATCTTTTCCATGTCCAAGCGCAGCAAATTGGCCTGAATAATGGCCTTTATTCTGCGCAACTTTATTCGTCAATTCAATGCGATCTAGGGCCAGCTGTGTAATGTATTTCATATCAGCCAACAAATCTCTACGACACTGACTACCTTGCGCCTCATACCGTTTTAGTCTGGATAGGTAGATCTTCAGTTTGTCACTGGCTTCTTTTCCAACCGGCTCCATCGCATACCAGAAGTTACCAAAATCCATCGGAACCGTTAAAGAAACGTAACGATCAAATTGATTGCGTAGTGTTTCCAGCTCATCAGCGAGTGATGGTGACACCGACACAGAAAAAGAGAATAAAAGACTAATGAGAGGTTTCTTGAAGTATGCGTTAAATGAAATCATCTTTGTACTATGGCCTTAGTCTGGCGTTTTTTATACTGCGACGCGGTACATTGCATTTGTTCTTTAAAAGCTTTGTTAAATGTTACACGATTTGAAAATCCAGCCTCTAATGCAACACGTTCAATAGGCCAGTTTATTGTCTCATCTTCAAGGAGTGAGGCGGCATGCTGGACACGATAACTATTAACCAGCTTATAAAAGTTCGTATTCATCCCCTGATTGATCACCTGTGACACCATATGTGACTTCATATCTATATGCTTTGCCAGATCTGTCAGGGTAAGTTTGTCATTTAAGTAGAGTTTTTCCTCTTCCAGCGCTGCTTCTATCATCTGAGCGATTTCATCACTTGTGCTCTCAGGTAGAGCAGAATGAAGATACTTTACCTTGCCATTGTTAAGGTGTGACGGCTCTTGTCTAAAATCTCTTACGCCGTCCATTTCGGTGATCAGGCGCTCTTCCTTGGTAAAGATAATATTTGGATAACTCAGTCCGGTAAAACCCATTCCAAGGACAATAATAGCAATAAACAACAACCATACCTGGCTGACTTGGTT encodes:
- a CDS encoding DUF885 family protein, whose product is MISFNAYFKKPLISLLFSFSVSVSPSLADELETLRNQFDRYVSLTVPMDFGNFWYAMEPVGKEASDKLKIYLSRLKRYEAQGSQCRRDLLADMKYITQLALDRIELTNKVAQNKGHYSGQFAALGHGKDWYLHWLKSWLMSDISTDDLKAIAYNELRDAEIKRSRINALGLAENNKEFSGNDHAAILAAFKKRDRIVRQNLQEVIVKNFVPEQIKIVKSNLPKSFPAPGFYNGAMKQFTYHLSSDTLPEKHMDWLYLHEANPGHHYQFSYFEEHPTCDLPSVVQSTVFAEGWGAYVETLGRELGLYTDSSSFEYALDWQEMRAVRVLLDIGIHFEGWSDEQARSVWMHYIPSQQDIMDREIARIHNWPVQVITYVYGKAMILREIENLKQSNPEYQFADIHTVVLGKLR